A stretch of Flavobacterium sp. N1994 DNA encodes these proteins:
- a CDS encoding ArsC/Spx/MgsR family protein, producing MLQILHNPRCGKSRNCLVFLKNSNKQFEIIDYLKNPLTINEIEVLLKKLNLKTIAIVRQKETIWIENYKDKSMSDSDIIIALAKHPILIERPIVIDGDKAIIGREIDKLESFI from the coding sequence ATGTTGCAAATACTTCATAATCCAAGATGCGGAAAATCAAGGAATTGTTTAGTTTTTCTAAAGAATTCTAATAAACAATTTGAAATTATTGATTATCTAAAAAATCCTCTTACCATAAATGAAATAGAGGTATTACTTAAAAAACTCAATCTCAAAACGATAGCAATCGTTCGTCAAAAGGAAACCATTTGGATTGAAAATTACAAAGACAAATCCATGTCTGATTCGGATATAATAATAGCTTTGGCAAAGCATCCCATTTTAATCGAAAGACCTATTGTCATTGATGGAGATAAAGCAATAATTGGTAGAGAAATAGACAAATTAGAAAGTTTTATCTAA
- a CDS encoding CPBP family intramembrane glutamic endopeptidase, protein MFLENGFLPQNKFWRYLVGSLIIFLAATLGQIPWVVAVAIKSFKSGKPFPTTETGMMTFLNLNITLFLLLFSFVVAFIAIILVIKYFHKQTLLSVTTSRKKVDWKRIIFSFSLWGLFTAGSTLAMYYNNPSDFVYNFKPIPFLILAIIGTLLIPIQTSTEEYVFRGYLMQGFAVLAKNRWFPLIMTSVIFGSMHIANPEVEKMGYIILVYYIGTGFFLGIITLMDEGMELALGFHAANNLITALLVTSDWSAFQTNSVFKDVSSPSTGFEILIPVFVIFPLLLFIFSKKYHWSNWKEKLTGTIEIKYSEPTQNLENNE, encoded by the coding sequence ATGTTTTTAGAAAATGGCTTTTTACCACAAAATAAATTTTGGCGTTATTTAGTTGGATCATTAATAATATTTCTCGCTGCTACTTTGGGTCAAATACCTTGGGTAGTTGCAGTTGCTATAAAATCTTTCAAATCAGGGAAACCATTTCCAACAACAGAAACGGGAATGATGACTTTTTTAAATCTAAATATCACCCTTTTTTTATTGTTATTTTCCTTTGTCGTTGCTTTTATTGCGATCATTTTAGTCATAAAGTATTTTCATAAACAAACCTTATTATCGGTTACAACCTCTAGAAAAAAAGTAGATTGGAAAAGAATTATATTTTCCTTTTCACTTTGGGGTTTATTTACTGCAGGCTCAACATTGGCAATGTATTATAATAATCCATCTGATTTTGTTTATAATTTTAAACCTATTCCGTTTTTAATTTTAGCAATTATAGGAACCCTTTTAATTCCAATTCAAACCAGTACAGAAGAATATGTTTTTCGTGGGTATTTAATGCAAGGTTTTGCAGTTTTAGCAAAGAACCGCTGGTTTCCTTTAATTATGACTTCTGTAATTTTTGGTTCTATGCATATTGCTAATCCAGAAGTAGAGAAAATGGGGTATATCATTTTAGTATATTACATTGGAACAGGTTTTTTTCTGGGTATAATTACATTAATGGATGAAGGAATGGAGCTGGCTCTCGGGTTTCATGCCGCCAATAATTTAATTACAGCATTATTAGTAACATCTGATTGGTCAGCTTTTCAAACGAATTCTGTTTTTAAAGATGTTTCTTCCCCTTCAACAGGCTTTGAAATTTTGATTCCGGTTTTCGTTATTTTTCCGCTGCTATTATTTATCTTTAGTAAAAAATATCATTGGTCTAACTGGAAGGAAAAACTTACTGGAACCATTGAAATTAAATATTCTGAACCTACACAAAATCTAGAAAATAATGAGTAA
- a CDS encoding dienelactone hydrolase family protein, protein MKTKLLLLALIMQSTTSVFSQSKTVEYKDGNQVLSGISVAPSKSLKNKPGILILPAWMGIDDHAKDSANRLAAMGYTTFVADIYGVDQRPKDYSEAGKKAGYFKKNIKEYQTRIQLAYDQLIKQGANPDDIVVMGYCFGGTGAIECARTNMKVKGIVSFHGGLGRDETRTIDAITPKVLVLHGADDPYESKEEIEKFQTEMRTAKADWQMVYYANAVHSFTDKNAGNDNSKGAAYNEKAEKRSWEAMLTFLKEVL, encoded by the coding sequence ATGAAAACTAAATTACTCTTGTTGGCTCTGATAATGCAAAGTACGACTTCCGTTTTTTCACAATCTAAAACAGTGGAATATAAAGATGGTAATCAAGTGCTAAGTGGTATCAGCGTTGCCCCTTCTAAATCATTAAAAAATAAACCAGGTATACTAATTCTTCCTGCTTGGATGGGAATTGATGATCATGCCAAAGACAGTGCTAATCGATTGGCTGCTATGGGCTACACTACTTTTGTAGCTGATATATATGGTGTAGATCAAAGACCTAAAGATTATTCTGAAGCAGGAAAGAAAGCAGGTTATTTTAAGAAAAATATAAAGGAATATCAAACTAGAATTCAACTAGCATATGACCAATTGATTAAACAAGGAGCTAATCCAGACGATATTGTAGTGATGGGTTATTGCTTTGGTGGAACAGGGGCAATAGAATGTGCTAGAACGAACATGAAAGTAAAAGGGATTGTATCTTTTCATGGAGGTTTAGGTCGTGATGAAACTAGAACAATTGATGCCATTACTCCAAAAGTACTTGTACTTCATGGTGCCGATGATCCATATGAATCAAAAGAAGAAATCGAGAAGTTTCAAACCGAAATGAGAACCGCAAAAGCCGATTGGCAAATGGTTTATTATGCTAATGCTGTTCATTCTTTTACCGACAAAAATGCAGGAAATGATAATTCAAAAGGAGCCGCCTATAATGAAAAAGCAGAGAAGCGTTCTTGGGAAGCTATGCTTACTTTCTTAAAAGAAGTTTTATAA
- a CDS encoding inorganic phosphate transporter: MTLLIVIIVLALIFDYINGFHDAANSIATIVATKVLTPFQAVLWAAFFNFLAYWVFGFGVADTVAKTANSASIDLVVILAGIIAAIIWNLFTWWKGIPSSSSHTLIGGFAGAAIAHGFRGVTDPEHFGFKIVNWYKAAKEGELLPSGVFVVIAFIVFAPLLGMLISYFISLWLMYSSKKNIYPKILTVVLMFLVAWFLSSVLKFDIEADPTKKYLFNSPFWYFVSEPSNIKWFLVGIIFYSLAIFNLFFSSFSTAKAEKVLKRMQLLSSAAFSLGHGGNDSQKVMGIIAAAVAVYLRINPHVNMSTGWLDLNVILPDDDKGIKAHMPGWIPLTCYTVIALGTLSGGWKIVKTMGSKITKVTAFEGVVAESAGALTLFTTEHFKIPVSTTHTITGSIIGVGVTKRVSAVRWGVTVKLLWAWVLTIPVSALLAAMVYYLLRLFL; encoded by the coding sequence ATGACATTACTAATTGTAATTATTGTCCTTGCCCTGATATTTGATTATATCAATGGTTTTCATGACGCTGCTAACTCGATTGCGACTATTGTTGCCACTAAGGTATTAACACCTTTTCAGGCTGTACTTTGGGCTGCTTTCTTTAACTTCTTAGCCTATTGGGTTTTTGGATTTGGAGTTGCCGATACGGTTGCTAAAACAGCCAATAGTGCGAGTATTGACTTGGTTGTAATCTTAGCCGGAATCATTGCGGCAATTATCTGGAATTTATTTACCTGGTGGAAAGGAATTCCATCATCATCTTCACACACACTTATTGGTGGTTTTGCAGGAGCAGCTATTGCTCACGGTTTTCGTGGAGTTACCGATCCGGAGCATTTTGGATTTAAGATTGTTAACTGGTACAAAGCAGCTAAAGAAGGCGAGTTATTGCCATCGGGCGTGTTCGTCGTTATTGCTTTTATTGTTTTTGCACCGTTGTTGGGAATGTTAATATCTTATTTCATTTCCTTATGGCTTATGTATTCCTCCAAGAAAAATATTTACCCAAAAATACTCACTGTTGTATTGATGTTTTTGGTTGCCTGGTTTTTATCAAGTGTTTTAAAATTTGATATCGAGGCAGACCCAACAAAAAAATATTTATTTAATAGCCCATTTTGGTATTTCGTAAGTGAACCATCCAATATTAAATGGTTTTTGGTTGGAATTATATTTTATAGTCTGGCAATTTTTAATTTATTCTTCAGTAGCTTTTCTACGGCTAAAGCCGAAAAAGTTTTAAAAAGAATGCAGTTGCTTTCATCAGCAGCATTCAGTTTAGGACACGGTGGAAATGATTCTCAAAAAGTAATGGGAATTATAGCAGCAGCAGTTGCCGTTTATTTAAGAATAAATCCACACGTAAATATGTCAACAGGTTGGTTAGATTTAAATGTAATTTTACCAGATGACGATAAAGGAATTAAAGCACATATGCCGGGCTGGATTCCGTTAACCTGTTACACAGTTATTGCTTTAGGAACATTGAGTGGCGGTTGGAAAATCGTTAAAACAATGGGGTCTAAAATTACTAAAGTAACTGCTTTTGAAGGCGTAGTAGCAGAATCTGCAGGTGCATTAACTTTGTTTACAACTGAACATTTTAAAATACCGGTATCAACAACACATACTATTACAGGATCTATTATTGGGGTTGGAGTAACCAAAAGAGTTTCGGCCGTTAGATGGGGCGTTACTGTTAAACTTCTTTGGGCTTGGGTATTAACCATTCCAGTCTCAGCTCTTTTAGCAGCTATGGTTTATTATTTACTTAGATTATTTTTATAA
- a CDS encoding OprO/OprP family phosphate-selective porin has product MKKALLLIVLLTSVSMYSQVITTNKYNDLKLSTSPYYSYKKGIGLTTPDSLFQLNIRFRMQNRITYIKNEDENGGYDGQVRRLRLRFDGFVVNPKILFALQLSFAPGDVGVTKEGQNLNVIRDAVVYYRPNKHWSLAFGQTKLPGTRQTVNSSGALQLTDRTINNARFGIDRDFGFQVHNLNESPDKFSYNFKTALSGGEGRNQTGKADDGVAITGKIELMPFGSFAKDGIYFEGDIQREKKPKLLLSGAFQQNNHARRTMGETGSDLYETRTIKSVLLDAMFKYRGWAAMMSYMSRTTNENAITENPDDTTITNYVYVGSGFDYQLSYILRSNYEITGRFSTQKAGDDIKALTPNTNEYSLGVTKYIWEHTFKLQSELTFDKLKFDNGETKNNWYLRFQVEIGI; this is encoded by the coding sequence ATGAAAAAAGCACTACTACTGATTGTCTTACTAACTTCAGTATCGATGTATTCCCAAGTCATTACGACTAATAAATACAACGACCTTAAATTATCTACTTCGCCTTATTACAGTTATAAAAAAGGAATAGGCTTAACCACTCCGGATAGCTTATTTCAGTTGAACATTCGATTTAGAATGCAAAACAGAATAACCTACATCAAAAACGAAGATGAAAATGGAGGTTATGACGGACAAGTGCGTCGTTTGCGTTTGCGTTTTGATGGTTTTGTTGTCAATCCAAAAATTCTGTTTGCCTTGCAATTATCATTTGCGCCCGGTGATGTTGGTGTAACCAAAGAGGGGCAAAATTTAAATGTAATACGCGATGCGGTAGTTTATTACAGACCAAACAAACACTGGAGCCTGGCATTTGGACAAACCAAATTACCAGGAACAAGGCAAACTGTAAATTCATCCGGAGCATTACAGTTGACGGACAGAACAATCAATAATGCCAGATTTGGCATTGACAGAGATTTTGGTTTTCAGGTACATAATTTAAATGAATCGCCAGATAAATTCTCGTATAACTTCAAAACCGCACTTTCGGGAGGAGAAGGTCGAAATCAAACCGGTAAAGCCGATGATGGTGTGGCTATCACAGGAAAAATTGAGCTAATGCCGTTTGGTTCTTTTGCCAAAGACGGAATCTATTTTGAAGGCGATATTCAACGCGAGAAGAAACCAAAATTATTGCTTTCAGGAGCCTTTCAGCAAAATAACCATGCCAGAAGAACCATGGGAGAAACGGGAAGCGATTTGTATGAAACCAGAACCATAAAATCGGTTTTGCTTGATGCAATGTTTAAATACCGAGGTTGGGCAGCTATGATGAGTTATATGTCGAGAACCACCAATGAAAATGCCATAACCGAAAATCCGGACGACACAACTATAACTAATTATGTTTATGTTGGAAGCGGCTTTGATTACCAACTAAGTTATATTCTTCGCTCCAATTATGAAATAACTGGAAGGTTTTCGACACAAAAAGCGGGTGATGATATAAAAGCATTGACTCCAAATACCAATGAATATAGTCTTGGTGTTACCAAATATATTTGGGAACACACATTTAAACTGCAAAGCGAATTGACATTTGACAAATTGAAATTCGATAATGGTGAAACTAAAAATAACTGGTATCTGCGCTTTCAGGTTGAAATCGGAATTTAA
- a CDS encoding DUF47 domain-containing protein codes for MSLNTIFQFLVPKDKKFFPLFEQASTNLILLAETLHEAVNAPKSEREEYYRKVEELEAVIEEITHKTHLELSRNFITPFDREDIHSLIKAIDNVADNMHGAASRMRLYQIEKITKSIRKLTEINLEACQLIGLGIKELKVMNHKNIKDTCKKINKLESKADSVFDKAVADIFENETDAKNVIKYKEVLSALEMASDKCKSVSNVMEQISVKHS; via the coding sequence ATGTCTTTAAATACTATTTTCCAGTTTTTAGTTCCGAAGGATAAAAAGTTTTTTCCTCTATTTGAACAAGCTTCAACTAATTTAATTTTACTAGCTGAAACATTGCACGAAGCAGTAAATGCTCCAAAATCAGAAAGAGAAGAATATTACAGAAAAGTTGAAGAACTTGAAGCTGTCATCGAAGAAATTACCCATAAAACACACTTAGAATTAAGCCGAAACTTTATCACTCCATTTGACCGTGAGGACATTCACTCTTTAATAAAAGCGATTGATAACGTGGCTGATAATATGCACGGTGCAGCTAGTAGAATGCGTTTGTATCAAATTGAAAAAATCACTAAATCTATTCGTAAGTTAACCGAAATTAATTTGGAAGCTTGTCAATTAATTGGTCTTGGAATCAAAGAATTGAAAGTGATGAATCACAAGAACATTAAAGATACCTGCAAAAAAATCAATAAGTTAGAGAGTAAAGCAGATTCTGTATTTGATAAAGCAGTTGCTGATATCTTTGAAAACGAAACTGACGCTAAAAACGTTATCAAATACAAAGAAGTGCTTTCTGCTTTGGAAATGGCCTCTGATAAATGTAAAAGTGTATCGAATGTAATGGAGCAAATCTCTGTTAAACATTCATAA
- a CDS encoding DoxX family protein, which produces MDTSVKGLNKWANSHSTLWFDAGRITLGLFLIYKGGYFISNNRGFEDVIAPISNFLGGMLTFHYIAAAHIMGGIMITFGLLTRWALIAQLPILIGAVLLNFIGEMNVMNLLIATITLGFSIFYTIYGSGKHSADYYFKMEK; this is translated from the coding sequence ATGGATACTTCAGTAAAAGGCTTGAATAAATGGGCCAACTCCCATTCTACATTATGGTTCGATGCAGGAAGAATTACATTAGGTTTATTTTTAATTTATAAAGGTGGTTATTTCATAAGCAACAACAGAGGATTTGAAGATGTCATTGCTCCTATTAGTAACTTTCTTGGAGGCATGTTAACCTTTCATTATATAGCTGCTGCTCATATTATGGGAGGAATTATGATTACTTTTGGACTACTTACTCGTTGGGCTTTGATTGCTCAGTTGCCCATACTTATTGGTGCTGTTTTACTCAATTTTATTGGCGAAATGAATGTGATGAATTTGTTAATAGCAACAATAACTTTAGGTTTTAGTATTTTTTACACTATCTATGGTAGCGGAAAACACTCGGCAGATTATTATTTTAAAATGGAAAAATAA
- a CDS encoding M1 family metallopeptidase: MKKTHYIFLALISFQFISSQETFTRKDSLQGGLRPERTSYDVLHYDLNIKVNIDDKSVSGYNDISFKVASNTTKIQVDLFENMQIDSIIYNTKKLDYKREFDAVFINFPSGLKTGANEKIRFYYSGKPIIAKRAPWDGGFVFTKDGQEKPWVGVACQGTGASLWYPVKDSQSDEPDFGATIKVAVPNGLMDVSNGRLTGSEDLKNGYTRWDWEVKNPINTYSINVSIGDYVHIHENYKGLDLDYYVLRENEAKARVHFEEVKPMMDCFQSKFGPYPFANDGYKLVETPYLGMEHQSAVAYGNKYLQGYLGMDRSFTGIGLLFDYITIHESGHEWFGNNITSKDSADMWIHEGFTTYTEAVYVECQFGYEKGQQYINGLKRNIENLKPIIGPFGVNKEGATDMYEKGALFLNTLRHVVNNDDKWWKTFLKYSETFHNKIIDTETVVAFFNKETGLKLNPIFDQYLRHANIPVLELKINNGKLQYRWKLDEKSFSMPVGIKIKGKDTIITPTIKWTTSKLKIKSIEEIEVKTNDFYINVN, from the coding sequence ATGAAAAAAACACACTACATTTTCCTTGCTTTAATTAGTTTCCAATTCATTTCATCTCAAGAAACTTTTACCCGAAAAGACTCTCTTCAAGGTGGTTTAAGACCGGAGCGCACCTCTTATGACGTATTGCATTATGATTTGAATATCAAAGTCAATATTGATGACAAATCGGTTTCAGGTTATAATGATATTTCCTTTAAAGTTGCTTCAAATACGACTAAAATTCAAGTCGATTTATTTGAAAACATGCAAATCGATTCTATAATTTATAACACTAAAAAACTAGATTACAAAAGAGAATTTGACGCTGTTTTTATCAATTTCCCATCAGGCTTAAAAACTGGGGCCAATGAAAAAATACGTTTTTACTATTCGGGGAAACCCATAATTGCCAAGAGAGCTCCATGGGATGGTGGATTTGTATTTACTAAAGATGGCCAAGAAAAACCTTGGGTTGGTGTTGCCTGTCAAGGAACTGGAGCTAGTTTATGGTATCCTGTAAAAGATTCTCAAAGCGATGAGCCTGATTTTGGAGCCACTATAAAAGTAGCCGTTCCCAATGGGTTGATGGATGTTTCCAATGGAAGACTGACGGGAAGTGAAGATTTAAAAAATGGTTATACACGTTGGGATTGGGAAGTCAAAAATCCTATAAACACCTACTCCATAAATGTCAGTATTGGCGATTATGTTCATATCCATGAAAACTATAAAGGTTTAGATTTAGATTACTATGTTTTACGAGAAAATGAAGCCAAAGCCAGAGTTCATTTTGAAGAAGTGAAACCTATGATGGATTGTTTTCAAAGTAAGTTTGGTCCCTATCCTTTTGCCAATGATGGATACAAATTAGTAGAAACTCCTTATTTAGGTATGGAACATCAAAGTGCTGTTGCCTACGGTAATAAATATCTACAAGGCTACCTTGGTATGGATCGTTCTTTTACTGGAATTGGATTACTATTTGACTACATAACCATACACGAAAGTGGTCACGAATGGTTTGGTAACAACATCACTTCAAAAGATTCCGCTGATATGTGGATTCATGAAGGATTTACAACCTACACGGAAGCTGTTTATGTAGAATGCCAATTTGGTTATGAAAAAGGGCAACAATACATCAATGGATTAAAAAGAAATATTGAAAATCTAAAACCTATCATTGGACCGTTTGGCGTCAATAAAGAAGGAGCAACAGATATGTATGAAAAAGGAGCGTTGTTCTTGAATACATTGCGACATGTTGTAAATAATGATGACAAATGGTGGAAAACATTCTTAAAGTATTCTGAGACATTCCACAATAAAATTATCGATACGGAAACTGTAGTTGCTTTTTTTAATAAAGAAACAGGATTAAAGCTAAACCCTATTTTTGACCAATATCTAAGACATGCCAATATTCCTGTATTAGAACTAAAAATAAATAACGGAAAATTACAATATCGTTGGAAATTAGACGAGAAAAGTTTTTCTATGCCTGTGGGGATAAAAATTAAAGGAAAAGATACCATAATAACTCCAACTATAAAATGGACAACCTCAAAATTAAAGATAAAATCCATAGAAGAAATAGAAGTTAAAACCAATGATTTTTACATCAATGTTAATTAA
- a CDS encoding AMP-binding protein encodes MSNPTYENVHNQFKLNGFHLDREDLCRVAYSFIKEGEDFEKPVGNFLLDWFDSKTYIQMETSGTTGDPKTISVSKQAMVDSAIATGDFFDIHPGNRALQCLPVKYVAGKMMLVRAMILGLDLEFVAPSSHPMKNNEINFDFVAMVPLQAQNSLSELKKVKKLIVGGAAVSKALEKQLLKLPTEVYETYGMTETITHIAARKLGEKAFTVLPNVTISYDDRNCLAIHAPRISPEVIITNDIVELLNENQFIFLGRMDNVINSGGIKLIPEQIENKLANKIHQRFFITSKPDAELGEKVILVIEGEKQDFDNTLYEGLDKYEKPKEIIFISNFKETASGKVLRKETMI; translated from the coding sequence ATGAGTAATCCAACCTACGAAAATGTACACAATCAGTTCAAATTGAATGGCTTTCATCTCGACAGAGAAGATTTGTGTCGTGTTGCCTACAGTTTTATTAAAGAAGGAGAAGATTTTGAGAAGCCTGTAGGTAATTTTCTATTAGATTGGTTTGACAGTAAAACTTACATCCAAATGGAAACTTCTGGAACAACAGGAGATCCTAAAACAATATCTGTGAGTAAACAGGCTATGGTAGATTCTGCCATAGCAACAGGTGATTTTTTTGATATTCATCCAGGAAATAGAGCATTACAATGTTTGCCAGTAAAATATGTAGCAGGGAAAATGATGTTAGTTCGCGCCATGATTTTGGGACTCGACTTAGAATTTGTAGCTCCAAGTTCACATCCCATGAAAAATAATGAGATCAATTTTGATTTCGTGGCTATGGTTCCGTTACAAGCTCAAAATTCTTTATCAGAATTAAAAAAAGTAAAGAAATTGATAGTTGGTGGAGCTGCAGTTAGTAAAGCATTGGAAAAGCAATTGCTAAAATTGCCAACGGAGGTTTATGAAACTTACGGTATGACCGAAACCATAACACATATTGCTGCTAGAAAATTAGGAGAAAAAGCGTTTACTGTTTTACCAAATGTTACCATTTCTTATGATGATAGAAATTGTTTAGCGATACATGCACCCAGAATTTCTCCCGAAGTAATTATAACCAATGATATTGTAGAATTGCTAAATGAAAATCAATTCATTTTCCTAGGAAGGATGGATAATGTCATCAATAGTGGAGGAATAAAACTAATTCCTGAGCAAATCGAAAATAAGTTAGCCAATAAAATACACCAACGATTTTTTATTACTTCCAAACCTGATGCTGAATTAGGTGAAAAAGTGATTTTAGTTATTGAAGGTGAAAAGCAAGATTTTGATAACACTCTTTATGAAGGCTTAGATAAATATGAAAAGCCAAAAGAAATTATTTTCATTTCTAATTTTAAAGAAACTGCTTCTGGTAAAGTTTTAAGGAAAGAAACCATGATATAA
- a CDS encoding acyl-CoA carboxylase subunit beta translates to MDINFNKNEDHNKLLLTDLKQRFAKVRVGGGEKRIEKLHAEGKMTARERIDYLLDAKAKSVEIGAFVGDGMYKEHGGCPSGGVVVKMGYIKGKQCIVVANDATVKAGAWFPITAKKNLRAQEIAMENRLPIIYLVDSAGVYLPMQDEIFPDKEHFGRIFRNNAIMSSMGITQIAAVMGSCVAGGAYLPIMSDEAMIVDKTGSIFLAGSYLVKAAIGENIDNETLGGATTHCEISGVTDYKAKDDKDALDRIKSIVGKIGDYEKAGFNREASQKPALEEKDIYGILPKSRSDQYDMMEIIKRLVDNSEMDMYKPDYGQSIITCYARIDGWAVGIVANQRTVSKTKKGEIQFGGVIYSNSADKATRFIANCNQKKIPLVFVQDVTGFMVGSKSEHGGIIKDGAKMVNAVSNSVVPKFTVIVGNSYGAGNYAMCGKAYDPRLIFAWPSAELAVMGGTQAAKVLAQIEASSLKAKGETVDEKVEQELFDKIKARYDAQVSPYYAAARLWTDAIIDPLETRTWISMGIEAANHSPIEKKFNLGVIQV, encoded by the coding sequence ATGGACATTAACTTCAATAAGAACGAGGATCATAACAAACTTTTACTAACTGATTTAAAACAACGCTTTGCTAAAGTTAGAGTTGGCGGTGGAGAGAAACGAATAGAAAAATTACATGCCGAAGGTAAAATGACAGCTCGAGAGAGAATAGACTATCTGCTTGATGCTAAAGCAAAAAGTGTAGAAATAGGAGCTTTTGTTGGGGACGGAATGTACAAAGAACATGGTGGTTGCCCTTCTGGTGGAGTTGTAGTGAAAATGGGATACATCAAAGGAAAACAATGCATTGTTGTGGCCAATGATGCTACAGTAAAAGCTGGCGCTTGGTTTCCTATTACAGCCAAAAAGAATCTTCGCGCTCAGGAGATTGCCATGGAAAATCGATTGCCGATTATTTATTTAGTCGATTCTGCTGGAGTTTATTTGCCAATGCAAGATGAAATTTTTCCAGATAAAGAACACTTTGGACGTATATTTAGAAACAATGCTATAATGAGTAGCATGGGAATTACTCAAATTGCAGCAGTTATGGGCAGTTGTGTTGCTGGAGGAGCGTATCTTCCTATTATGAGTGATGAAGCCATGATTGTAGATAAAACGGGAAGTATTTTCTTGGCTGGAAGTTATTTAGTAAAAGCAGCTATTGGTGAAAATATTGATAATGAAACATTGGGTGGAGCCACAACACATTGCGAAATTTCAGGTGTGACTGATTATAAAGCAAAAGATGATAAAGATGCTCTAGATCGAATTAAAAGTATCGTTGGAAAAATTGGGGATTATGAAAAAGCCGGTTTCAACAGAGAAGCTTCTCAAAAACCAGCCTTAGAAGAAAAAGATATTTATGGAATTCTGCCAAAATCGCGTAGTGACCAATACGATATGATGGAAATTATAAAACGTCTTGTCGATAATTCAGAAATGGACATGTACAAACCCGATTATGGACAATCTATCATCACCTGCTATGCTCGTATTGACGGATGGGCTGTGGGAATTGTGGCCAATCAAAGAACGGTTTCTAAAACCAAAAAAGGAGAAATCCAATTTGGGGGAGTAATTTATTCCAACTCTGCTGATAAAGCCACACGATTTATTGCCAATTGTAATCAAAAGAAAATCCCATTAGTATTTGTTCAAGATGTTACTGGATTTATGGTGGGGTCTAAATCAGAACATGGTGGAATCATTAAAGATGGTGCCAAAATGGTAAATGCTGTTTCTAATTCGGTGGTACCAAAATTCACAGTAATAGTTGGGAATTCCTATGGTGCCGGAAACTATGCTATGTGTGGAAAAGCTTATGACCCTCGGTTAATATTTGCCTGGCCAAGTGCGGAACTAGCCGTTATGGGAGGAACTCAAGCTGCTAAAGTATTAGCACAAATCGAAGCTTCATCGCTAAAAGCTAAAGGCGAAACCGTTGACGAAAAAGTAGAACAAGAATTATTTGACAAAATCAAAGCACGGTATGATGCCCAAGTTTCTCCCTATTACGCTGCAGCAAGATTGTGGACTGATGCCATCATTGATCCTTTAGAAACTCGTACCTGGATTTCTATGGGAATAGAAGCAGCAAACCACTCCCCTATTGAAAAGAAATTTAATTTGGGTGTTATTCAGGTGTAA